From a region of the Cucumis sativus cultivar 9930 chromosome 6, Cucumber_9930_V3, whole genome shotgun sequence genome:
- the LOC101211746 gene encoding mediator of RNA polymerase II transcription subunit 33B isoform X1, with translation MAVSTLPPGQLQGIAGLWDTVLELTKSAQDKNCDPLLWAVQLSSTLNSAGVSLPSVELAQLLVSHICWDNHVPIMWKFLEKAMTARIVPPLLVIALLSTRAIPYRKLQPAAYRLYLELLSRHVFSSTCQIYGPNYQRIMQTIDDVLHLTQIFGLQTCEPGVLMVELFFSIVWQLLDASLDDEGLLALHGEEKSAWLIRPQLHDMELDVHDSFGEKRTENSESLLKVNTAKAIEIIGQFLQNKKTARILCLALRNMPLQWAAFAQRLQLLGANSVVLGNAKLITPEVLLHWTSDKNKLLSRKGKTSQLEFRDVMASGSLFSSAGQSHGVNWSALWLPIDLFLEDAMDGSQVLATSAVERLICLIKSLRAVNDTSWHNTFLGLWIAALRLIQRERDPSEGPVPRLDTCLCMLLSISTLAVTIIIEEEEVEPKEDDCSPSKSRDEKQSSGMCRKGLITSLQMLGEYESLLTPPQSIIAVANQAAAKAVMFISGVAVGNEYYDCASMNDTPINCSGNMRHLIVEACISRNLLDTSVYFWPGYVNALSSQVPHSASNQVVGWSSFMKGSPLTPSMVNALVATPASSLAEIEKIYEIAINGSGDEKISAASILCGASLVRGWYLQEHAALFISRLLLPPIPTDYSGSDSYLIDYAPFLNVLLVGISSVDCVQIFSLHGMVPLLAGQLMPICEAFGSSPPKSWILTSGEELTCHAVFSLAFTLLLRLWRFHHPPVENVKGDARPVGSQLTPEYLLLVRNSQLASFGKSPNDRLKARRLSKLLKFSLQPIFMDSFPKLKGWYRQHQECIASILSGLVPGAPVLQIVDALLTMMFRKINRGGQSLTSTTSGSSNSSGSANEEASIKLKVPAWDILEATPFVLDAALTACAHGRLSPRDLATGLKDLADFLPASFATIVSYFSAEVTRGIWKPAFMNGTDWPSPAATLSIVEQQIKKILAATGVDVPCLAVGGSSPAMLPLPLAALISLTITYKLDKASERLLALVGPALSSLAASCSWPCTPIIASLWAQKVKRWNDFLVFSASRTVFHHNSDAVVQLLKSCFTSTLGLGNSNGNSSGGVGTLLGHGFGSHVLGGMSPVAPGILYLRVHRSVRDVLFMVEEIVSLLMLSVRDIAVSGLPKEKAEKLKKTKYGMRYEQVSFASAMARVKLAASLAASLVWISGGSGLVQSLFKEILPSWFLSVHSVEREGVNYGGMVAVLRGYALAFFSVLCGTFSWGIDSSSSASKRRAKILDSYLEFLASALDGKFSIGCDWATWRAYVSGFVSLIVRCAPRWLLEVDLNVLTRLSNGLRQLNEEELGLALLESGGVNAMGAAAELIIEGGF, from the exons GGCAATTCCATATAGAAAGCTTCAACCTGCAGCATACAGGCTTTACCTGGAACTTCTAAGCAGACACGTCTTTTCATCAACATGCCAAATCTATGGACCCAATTACCAAAG GATCATGCAAACCATCGATGATGTTCTTCATCTGACCCAGATATTTGGTCTTCAAACATGTGAACCTGGGGTACTTATGGTTGAATTATTCTTTTCCATTGTTTGGCAGCTGCTTGATGCATCATTGGATGATGAAGGATTGTTGGCACTtcatggagaagaaaaatcagCGTGGCTAATCAGGCCACAACTACATGATATGGAACTAGATGTTCATGATTCTTTTGGTGAGAAGAGAACCGAGAACAGTGAAAGTTTGCTTAAAGTAAACACTGCGAAGGCTATTGAGATAATTGGGCAATTCCtgcaaaataagaaaactgCAAGGATTTTGTGCTTGGCCCTTCGAAATAT GCCATTGCAGTGGGCAGCTTTTGCCCAGCGGTTACAGCTACTGGGTGCAAACTCAGTAGTTTTGGGGAACGCTAAGCTAATAACTCCAGAGGTCCTGCTGCACTGGACATCTGATAAAAATAAGCTTTTATCacgaaaaggaaaaacatCTCAGCTAGAGTTTCGCGATGTAATGGCTTCTGGATCACTATTTTCTTCTGCTGGTCAATCTCATGGTGTTAATTGGTCTGCATTGTGGCTTCCCATTGATTTGTTCCTGGAGGATGCCATGGATGGATCACAAGTTCTGGCAACTAGTGCTGTTGAGCGTCTGATAT GTTTGATAAAATCTTTGCGGGCAGTTAATGATACTTCCTGGCACAATACATTTTTAGGTTTGTGGATTGCAGCGTTGCGACTTATTCAAAGG GAAAGGGATCCGAGTGAGGGACCTGTACCTCGTTTGGATACATGCTTGTGCATGTTATTGTCAATTTCAACCCTTGCAGTCACCATTattattgaagaagaagaagttgaacCAAAGGAGGATGACTGCAGCCCAAGTAAAAGCAGAGATGAGAAGCAGTCTTCAGGAATGTGCCGCAAAGGTTTGATTACGAGCTTGCAGATGTTGGGTGAATATGAGAGCTTGTTGACTCCTCCTCAATCCATTATTGCAGTAGCCAATCAGGCTGCTGCAAAAGCTGTAATGTTCATATCAGGGGTTGCAGTTGGTAATGAGTACTATGATTGTGCTAGTATGAACGATACGCCTATTAATTGTT CTGGAAATATGCGGCATCTGATTGTTGAGGCTTGTATTTCTAGGAACCTTCTAGATACATCGGTGTACTTTTGGCCCGGTTATGTAAATGCACTCAGTAGTCAAGTGCCTCATAGTGCATCTAATCAGGTGGTTGGTTGGTCATCATTCATGAAAGGGTCACCCCTAACTCCGTCGATGGTGAATGCTTTAGTGGCAACCCCAGCTTCTAG CTTAGCAGAGATTGAGAAGATCTATGAGATTGCGATAAATGGTTCAGGCGATGAGAAGATATCTGCAGCTTCCATTTTGTGTGGGGCATCGCTTGTTCGAGGCTGGTATCTACAA GAACATGCTGCTCTATTTATATCCAGATTATTGTTGCCACCAATTCCTACAGATTACTCTGGAAGTGATAGCTATTTGATCGACTATGCCCCATTTCTGAATGTTCTACTGGTTGGAATATCATCAGTTGATTGCGTGCAGATTTTTTCCTTGCATGGGATG GTTCCTCTACTTGCAGGTCAATTAATGCCAATCTGCGAAGCTTTTGGATCAAGTCCTCCCAAGTCATGGATCCTTACATCTGGGGAAGAGCTTACTTGTCATGCAGTATTCTCCTTGGCATTTACACTTCTATTGAGGTTGTGGCGGTTTCATCACCCACCTGTTGAAAATGTGAAGGGTGATGCACGACCTGTGGGATCTCAACTAACTCCTGAGTATCTGTTATTGGTTCGGAATTCTCAGTTAGCATCTTTTGGAAAGTCACCTAATGATCGACTTAAAGCAAGAAGACtgtcaaaattattgaaattttcgCTACAACCTATATTCATGGATTCCTTTCCAAAATTGAAAGGCTGGTACCGGCAACATCAAGAATGTATTGCTTCCATTCTCTCTGGTCTTGTACCTGGGGCCCCAGTTCTTCAAATTGTTGATGCTCTCTTGACTATGATGTTCCGGAAGATAAATCGTGGTGGTCAGTCTTTGACTTCAACAACTTCAGGAAGCAGCAACTCCTCTGGATCTGCAAATGAAGAGGCCTCCATTAAGCTTAAAGTGCCTGCATGGGACATCCTTGAAGCAACTCCCTTTGTTCTTGATGCTGCTCTTACTGCCTGTGCTCATGGACGATTGTCCCCCCGTGATTTGGCTACAG GACTCAAAGACCTTGCTGATTTTCTACCCGCATCATTTGCAACTATTGTTAGCTACTTTTCAGCTGAAGTTACACGGGGTATATGGAAGCCAGCATTTATGAACGGAACTGACTGGCCTAGTCCTGCTGCAACTTTGTCCATCGTTGAGCAACAGATAAAAAAGATTCTTGCTGCAACTGGTGTTGATGTCCCTTGTCTTGCTGTAG GTGGAAGTTCTCCTGCTATGCTTCCTTTACCCTTGGCTGCCCTAATAAGCCTCACAATAACTTACAAACTAGATAAAGCCTCCGAACGCCTTCTTGCCCTAGTTGGCCCAGCGTTAAGTTCACTAGCTGCTAGCTGTTCATGGCCTTGCACACCTATTATAGCTTCATTATGGGCTCAAAAGGTGAAGAGATGGAATGATTTCCTTGTGTTCTCTGCCTCTCGCACTGTTTTTCATCATAACAGTGATGCTGTTGTCCAGCTGCTTAAGAGTTGTTTCACTTCAACTCTCGGTTTAGGCAACTCTAACGGAAACAGCAGTGGAGGTGTAGGCACTCTCCTTGGTCATGGTTTTGGCTCTCACGTTTTAGGAGGGATGTCCCCAGTGGCTCCTGGGATTCTCTATCTGCGAGTCCATCGATCTGTGAGAGATGTTTTGTTCATGGTGGAGGAGATTGTCTCTCTCTTAATGCTCTCTGTCAGAGATATTGCAGTTAGTGGGCTACCAAAGGAGAAGGCTGAAAAACTAAAGAAGACTAAGTATGGAATGAGATATGAACAGGTTTCTTTCGCTTCTGCAATGGCCCGTGTTAAACTTGCAGCTTCCCTGGCAGCTTCTTTAGTTTGGATATCCGGTGGATCAGGTTTGGTCCAATCTTTGTTTAAAGAAATCTTGCCATCTTGGTTTTTATCAGTCCATTCAGTAGAGCGTGAAGGTGTAAATTATGGAGGTATGGTTGCTGTGCTTAGAGGCTATGCACTTGCATTCTTTTCAGTACTATGTGGAACGTTTTCATGGGGCATAGACTCATCATCGTCAGCATCAAAGAGGCGGGCAAAGATTCTCGACTCCTACCTAGAATTTCTAGCAAGCGCATTGGacggaaaattttcaattggttGTGATTGGGCTACTTGGCGAGCTTATGTTTCTGGGTTTGTGAGTTTGATAGTTCGTTGTGCACCGAGGTGGTTGCTCGAGGTAGATTTGAACGTCTTGACAAGGTTGAGCAATGGATTAAGGCAGTTGAACGAGGAAGAATTGGGTCTCGCATTACTGGAAAGTGGTGGGGTAAATGCAATGGGTGCAGCAGCTGAGCTCATTATTGAAGGTGGATTTTAA
- the LOC101211746 gene encoding mediator of RNA polymerase II transcription subunit 33A isoform X2: MPNLWTQLPKLLDASLDDEGLLALHGEEKSAWLIRPQLHDMELDVHDSFGEKRTENSESLLKVNTAKAIEIIGQFLQNKKTARILCLALRNMPLQWAAFAQRLQLLGANSVVLGNAKLITPEVLLHWTSDKNKLLSRKGKTSQLEFRDVMASGSLFSSAGQSHGVNWSALWLPIDLFLEDAMDGSQVLATSAVERLICLIKSLRAVNDTSWHNTFLGLWIAALRLIQRERDPSEGPVPRLDTCLCMLLSISTLAVTIIIEEEEVEPKEDDCSPSKSRDEKQSSGMCRKGLITSLQMLGEYESLLTPPQSIIAVANQAAAKAVMFISGVAVGNEYYDCASMNDTPINCSGNMRHLIVEACISRNLLDTSVYFWPGYVNALSSQVPHSASNQVVGWSSFMKGSPLTPSMVNALVATPASSLAEIEKIYEIAINGSGDEKISAASILCGASLVRGWYLQEHAALFISRLLLPPIPTDYSGSDSYLIDYAPFLNVLLVGISSVDCVQIFSLHGMVPLLAGQLMPICEAFGSSPPKSWILTSGEELTCHAVFSLAFTLLLRLWRFHHPPVENVKGDARPVGSQLTPEYLLLVRNSQLASFGKSPNDRLKARRLSKLLKFSLQPIFMDSFPKLKGWYRQHQECIASILSGLVPGAPVLQIVDALLTMMFRKINRGGQSLTSTTSGSSNSSGSANEEASIKLKVPAWDILEATPFVLDAALTACAHGRLSPRDLATGLKDLADFLPASFATIVSYFSAEVTRGIWKPAFMNGTDWPSPAATLSIVEQQIKKILAATGVDVPCLAVGGSSPAMLPLPLAALISLTITYKLDKASERLLALVGPALSSLAASCSWPCTPIIASLWAQKVKRWNDFLVFSASRTVFHHNSDAVVQLLKSCFTSTLGLGNSNGNSSGGVGTLLGHGFGSHVLGGMSPVAPGILYLRVHRSVRDVLFMVEEIVSLLMLSVRDIAVSGLPKEKAEKLKKTKYGMRYEQVSFASAMARVKLAASLAASLVWISGGSGLVQSLFKEILPSWFLSVHSVEREGVNYGGMVAVLRGYALAFFSVLCGTFSWGIDSSSSASKRRAKILDSYLEFLASALDGKFSIGCDWATWRAYVSGFVSLIVRCAPRWLLEVDLNVLTRLSNGLRQLNEEELGLALLESGGVNAMGAAAELIIEGGF, translated from the exons ATGCCAAATCTATGGACCCAATTACCAAAG CTGCTTGATGCATCATTGGATGATGAAGGATTGTTGGCACTtcatggagaagaaaaatcagCGTGGCTAATCAGGCCACAACTACATGATATGGAACTAGATGTTCATGATTCTTTTGGTGAGAAGAGAACCGAGAACAGTGAAAGTTTGCTTAAAGTAAACACTGCGAAGGCTATTGAGATAATTGGGCAATTCCtgcaaaataagaaaactgCAAGGATTTTGTGCTTGGCCCTTCGAAATAT GCCATTGCAGTGGGCAGCTTTTGCCCAGCGGTTACAGCTACTGGGTGCAAACTCAGTAGTTTTGGGGAACGCTAAGCTAATAACTCCAGAGGTCCTGCTGCACTGGACATCTGATAAAAATAAGCTTTTATCacgaaaaggaaaaacatCTCAGCTAGAGTTTCGCGATGTAATGGCTTCTGGATCACTATTTTCTTCTGCTGGTCAATCTCATGGTGTTAATTGGTCTGCATTGTGGCTTCCCATTGATTTGTTCCTGGAGGATGCCATGGATGGATCACAAGTTCTGGCAACTAGTGCTGTTGAGCGTCTGATAT GTTTGATAAAATCTTTGCGGGCAGTTAATGATACTTCCTGGCACAATACATTTTTAGGTTTGTGGATTGCAGCGTTGCGACTTATTCAAAGG GAAAGGGATCCGAGTGAGGGACCTGTACCTCGTTTGGATACATGCTTGTGCATGTTATTGTCAATTTCAACCCTTGCAGTCACCATTattattgaagaagaagaagttgaacCAAAGGAGGATGACTGCAGCCCAAGTAAAAGCAGAGATGAGAAGCAGTCTTCAGGAATGTGCCGCAAAGGTTTGATTACGAGCTTGCAGATGTTGGGTGAATATGAGAGCTTGTTGACTCCTCCTCAATCCATTATTGCAGTAGCCAATCAGGCTGCTGCAAAAGCTGTAATGTTCATATCAGGGGTTGCAGTTGGTAATGAGTACTATGATTGTGCTAGTATGAACGATACGCCTATTAATTGTT CTGGAAATATGCGGCATCTGATTGTTGAGGCTTGTATTTCTAGGAACCTTCTAGATACATCGGTGTACTTTTGGCCCGGTTATGTAAATGCACTCAGTAGTCAAGTGCCTCATAGTGCATCTAATCAGGTGGTTGGTTGGTCATCATTCATGAAAGGGTCACCCCTAACTCCGTCGATGGTGAATGCTTTAGTGGCAACCCCAGCTTCTAG CTTAGCAGAGATTGAGAAGATCTATGAGATTGCGATAAATGGTTCAGGCGATGAGAAGATATCTGCAGCTTCCATTTTGTGTGGGGCATCGCTTGTTCGAGGCTGGTATCTACAA GAACATGCTGCTCTATTTATATCCAGATTATTGTTGCCACCAATTCCTACAGATTACTCTGGAAGTGATAGCTATTTGATCGACTATGCCCCATTTCTGAATGTTCTACTGGTTGGAATATCATCAGTTGATTGCGTGCAGATTTTTTCCTTGCATGGGATG GTTCCTCTACTTGCAGGTCAATTAATGCCAATCTGCGAAGCTTTTGGATCAAGTCCTCCCAAGTCATGGATCCTTACATCTGGGGAAGAGCTTACTTGTCATGCAGTATTCTCCTTGGCATTTACACTTCTATTGAGGTTGTGGCGGTTTCATCACCCACCTGTTGAAAATGTGAAGGGTGATGCACGACCTGTGGGATCTCAACTAACTCCTGAGTATCTGTTATTGGTTCGGAATTCTCAGTTAGCATCTTTTGGAAAGTCACCTAATGATCGACTTAAAGCAAGAAGACtgtcaaaattattgaaattttcgCTACAACCTATATTCATGGATTCCTTTCCAAAATTGAAAGGCTGGTACCGGCAACATCAAGAATGTATTGCTTCCATTCTCTCTGGTCTTGTACCTGGGGCCCCAGTTCTTCAAATTGTTGATGCTCTCTTGACTATGATGTTCCGGAAGATAAATCGTGGTGGTCAGTCTTTGACTTCAACAACTTCAGGAAGCAGCAACTCCTCTGGATCTGCAAATGAAGAGGCCTCCATTAAGCTTAAAGTGCCTGCATGGGACATCCTTGAAGCAACTCCCTTTGTTCTTGATGCTGCTCTTACTGCCTGTGCTCATGGACGATTGTCCCCCCGTGATTTGGCTACAG GACTCAAAGACCTTGCTGATTTTCTACCCGCATCATTTGCAACTATTGTTAGCTACTTTTCAGCTGAAGTTACACGGGGTATATGGAAGCCAGCATTTATGAACGGAACTGACTGGCCTAGTCCTGCTGCAACTTTGTCCATCGTTGAGCAACAGATAAAAAAGATTCTTGCTGCAACTGGTGTTGATGTCCCTTGTCTTGCTGTAG GTGGAAGTTCTCCTGCTATGCTTCCTTTACCCTTGGCTGCCCTAATAAGCCTCACAATAACTTACAAACTAGATAAAGCCTCCGAACGCCTTCTTGCCCTAGTTGGCCCAGCGTTAAGTTCACTAGCTGCTAGCTGTTCATGGCCTTGCACACCTATTATAGCTTCATTATGGGCTCAAAAGGTGAAGAGATGGAATGATTTCCTTGTGTTCTCTGCCTCTCGCACTGTTTTTCATCATAACAGTGATGCTGTTGTCCAGCTGCTTAAGAGTTGTTTCACTTCAACTCTCGGTTTAGGCAACTCTAACGGAAACAGCAGTGGAGGTGTAGGCACTCTCCTTGGTCATGGTTTTGGCTCTCACGTTTTAGGAGGGATGTCCCCAGTGGCTCCTGGGATTCTCTATCTGCGAGTCCATCGATCTGTGAGAGATGTTTTGTTCATGGTGGAGGAGATTGTCTCTCTCTTAATGCTCTCTGTCAGAGATATTGCAGTTAGTGGGCTACCAAAGGAGAAGGCTGAAAAACTAAAGAAGACTAAGTATGGAATGAGATATGAACAGGTTTCTTTCGCTTCTGCAATGGCCCGTGTTAAACTTGCAGCTTCCCTGGCAGCTTCTTTAGTTTGGATATCCGGTGGATCAGGTTTGGTCCAATCTTTGTTTAAAGAAATCTTGCCATCTTGGTTTTTATCAGTCCATTCAGTAGAGCGTGAAGGTGTAAATTATGGAGGTATGGTTGCTGTGCTTAGAGGCTATGCACTTGCATTCTTTTCAGTACTATGTGGAACGTTTTCATGGGGCATAGACTCATCATCGTCAGCATCAAAGAGGCGGGCAAAGATTCTCGACTCCTACCTAGAATTTCTAGCAAGCGCATTGGacggaaaattttcaattggttGTGATTGGGCTACTTGGCGAGCTTATGTTTCTGGGTTTGTGAGTTTGATAGTTCGTTGTGCACCGAGGTGGTTGCTCGAGGTAGATTTGAACGTCTTGACAAGGTTGAGCAATGGATTAAGGCAGTTGAACGAGGAAGAATTGGGTCTCGCATTACTGGAAAGTGGTGGGGTAAATGCAATGGGTGCAGCAGCTGAGCTCATTATTGAAGGTGGATTTTAA